The following coding sequences lie in one Saccharopolyspora hordei genomic window:
- a CDS encoding long-chain-fatty-acid--CoA ligase produces the protein MTPTVTELLLARADDGRCGLRFEDSSWTWAEVVRRCAERASLLRSLRRPGPFHVGVLLGNVPEFTFLLGGAAFSGAVLVGLNPTRRGAALARDVRVTDCQLVLTDAAHADLLADLDLDVPVLEVDSPAWSDLLAEHAGAELAPVAAGPDDLLVLVFTSGTGGDPKAVRCTHAKIAFPGRMLAERFGLTGEDVTYVAMPLFHSNALMAGWAVGLAAGATIALRRRFSASGFLPDVRRFGATYANYVGKPLAHVLATPPRPDDADNPLRVVYGNEANERDLRRFAERFGCLVVDGFGSTEGGIAISRTPDTPPGALGRLPEGVAVLDPETGKPCATAEFSPDGTLLNPDEAIGELVNTAGAGWFAGYYNAPEADAERMRDGMYWSGDLAYLDADGFCHFAGRTADWLRVDGENLATAPIERVLQRHPEVREAAVYGVPDPVVGDQVMAALVTTGAFTVEEFAGFLSAQADLGPKQWPRYLRLASDLPRTATHKVLKRQLQSEALGTEDPVYRRSDRGTYVRHRA, from the coding sequence ATGACGCCCACCGTGACCGAGCTCCTGCTCGCGCGCGCCGACGACGGGCGGTGCGGGCTGCGCTTCGAGGACAGCTCGTGGACGTGGGCCGAGGTCGTGCGGCGCTGCGCGGAGCGCGCCTCGCTGCTGCGCTCGCTGCGCCGCCCGGGCCCGTTCCACGTCGGCGTGCTGCTCGGCAACGTCCCCGAGTTCACCTTCCTGCTCGGCGGGGCGGCGTTCTCCGGCGCGGTGCTGGTCGGCCTCAACCCGACGCGGCGGGGCGCGGCGCTGGCCCGCGACGTGCGGGTGACCGACTGCCAGCTGGTGCTCACCGACGCCGCGCACGCGGACCTGCTCGCGGACCTGGACCTCGACGTGCCGGTGCTGGAGGTCGACTCCCCGGCGTGGTCGGACCTGCTCGCCGAGCACGCCGGGGCCGAGCTCGCGCCGGTGGCGGCCGGACCCGACGACCTGCTGGTGCTGGTGTTCACCTCCGGCACCGGCGGTGACCCGAAGGCGGTCCGCTGCACGCACGCCAAGATCGCCTTCCCCGGCCGGATGCTGGCCGAGCGCTTCGGGCTCACCGGCGAGGACGTCACGTACGTGGCGATGCCGCTGTTCCACTCCAACGCGCTCATGGCGGGGTGGGCGGTCGGGCTGGCCGCGGGGGCGACCATCGCGCTGCGCCGGCGCTTCTCCGCCTCCGGCTTCCTGCCCGACGTGCGGCGCTTCGGCGCGACCTACGCCAACTACGTGGGCAAGCCGCTGGCGCACGTGCTGGCCACCCCACCGCGGCCGGACGACGCCGACAACCCGCTGCGCGTGGTGTACGGCAACGAGGCCAACGAGCGGGACCTGCGGCGCTTCGCCGAGCGGTTCGGCTGCCTGGTGGTCGACGGGTTCGGCTCCACCGAGGGCGGGATCGCCATCTCCCGCACCCCGGACACACCGCCGGGTGCGCTCGGCCGGCTGCCCGAGGGGGTCGCCGTGCTCGACCCCGAGACCGGGAAGCCGTGCGCCACCGCGGAGTTCTCCCCCGACGGGACGCTGCTCAACCCCGACGAGGCCATCGGCGAGCTGGTCAACACGGCCGGTGCCGGCTGGTTCGCCGGGTACTACAACGCCCCGGAAGCCGACGCGGAGCGGATGCGCGACGGCATGTACTGGAGCGGTGACCTGGCCTACCTCGACGCCGACGGCTTCTGCCACTTCGCCGGCCGCACCGCCGACTGGCTGCGGGTGGACGGCGAGAACCTGGCGACCGCGCCGATCGAGCGGGTCCTGCAGCGGCACCCGGAGGTCCGCGAAGCCGCCGTCTACGGCGTCCCGGACCCCGTGGTGGGCGACCAGGTGATGGCGGCGTTGGTCACGACGGGCGCCTTCACCGTCGAGGAGTTCGCGGGCTTCCTGTCCGCCCAGGCGGACCTGGGCCCGAAGCAGTGGCCACGCTACCTCCGCCTCGCGAGCGACCTGCCCCGGACGGCGACGCACAAGGTCCTCAAGCGCCAGCTGCAGTCCGAAGCCCTCGGCACCGAGGACCCGGTCTACCGCCGCAGCGACCGCGGCACGTACGTCCGCCACCGGGCGTGA
- a CDS encoding NAD(P)H-dependent flavin oxidoreductase, whose amino-acid sequence MRKTLCDTLGIEHPIVGFTPSEHVAAAISRAGGLGVLGCVRFNDPDELDGVLDWMDANTDGKPYGVDVVMPAKVPTEGAAVDLEQLIPPEHREFVRRTLDELGVPELPEGEQKQDGVLGWLHSVARSHVDVALRHPVRLIANALGSPPVDVIERAHGHGLLVAALAGKAEHAVRHVDKGVDIVVAQGHEAGGHTGEIATMVLVPEIVDAVGDRVPVLAAGGIGSGRQVAAALALGASGAWMGSYWLTTTEYQQIPGNAATQQALLAAGSSDTVRTRIYTGKPARLLKTRWTDAWSAPGAPEPLPMPLQNVLVSEAHQRITRSADPTVVSMPVGQVVGRMNKVRPVADVMADLLAELDETIVKLSDLR is encoded by the coding sequence ATGCGAAAGACACTGTGCGACACCCTGGGCATCGAGCACCCGATCGTCGGGTTCACCCCGTCCGAGCACGTCGCGGCGGCGATCAGCCGGGCCGGCGGGCTCGGTGTGCTGGGCTGCGTGCGGTTCAACGACCCCGACGAGCTCGACGGGGTGCTGGACTGGATGGACGCCAACACCGACGGCAAGCCCTACGGGGTGGACGTGGTCATGCCGGCGAAGGTCCCCACCGAGGGCGCCGCAGTCGACCTGGAACAGCTCATCCCGCCAGAGCACCGGGAGTTCGTCCGCCGCACCCTCGACGAGCTGGGCGTGCCCGAGCTGCCCGAGGGGGAGCAGAAGCAGGACGGGGTGCTGGGCTGGCTGCACTCGGTCGCCCGCTCGCACGTGGACGTCGCGCTGCGGCACCCGGTGCGGCTGATCGCCAACGCGCTGGGCTCGCCGCCGGTGGACGTCATCGAGCGGGCGCACGGGCACGGTCTCCTGGTGGCCGCCCTGGCCGGCAAGGCCGAGCACGCGGTGCGGCACGTCGACAAGGGGGTCGACATCGTGGTGGCGCAGGGCCACGAGGCCGGTGGGCACACCGGGGAGATCGCCACCATGGTGCTGGTGCCGGAGATCGTCGACGCGGTCGGTGACCGGGTCCCGGTGCTGGCCGCCGGCGGCATCGGCTCCGGGCGGCAGGTCGCGGCCGCGCTCGCGCTCGGCGCCAGCGGTGCGTGGATGGGCTCGTACTGGCTGACCACCACGGAGTACCAGCAGATCCCGGGCAACGCGGCGACGCAGCAGGCGCTGCTGGCGGCGGGCTCCAGCGACACCGTGCGCACCCGGATCTACACCGGCAAACCGGCCCGGCTGCTCAAGACGCGGTGGACCGACGCGTGGTCGGCGCCCGGCGCGCCGGAACCGCTGCCGATGCCGCTGCAGAACGTCCTGGTCAGCGAGGCGCACCAGCGCATCACACGCTCCGCGGACCCGACCGTGGTGTCGATGCCGGTGGGGCAGGTCGTGGGCCGGATGAACAAGGTCCGGCCGGTCGCCGACGTCATGGCCGACCTGCTGGCCGAACTGGACGAGACCATCGTCAAGCTGTCCGACCTGCGCTGA
- a CDS encoding AMP-binding protein — MAYNIADLFEHAVDLTPDRIAVVCGERRLTFAQLESRANQLAHHYTSRGLGRGSHIGIYSRNGIEALEAMLAAYKIRAVPVNVNFRYVPAELRYIFDNADLAALVHERRFSDKVAEVRPEFPDLREVLVIEDGTDLDHDGTEYESALFGQSGARDFPERSADDLYLLYTGGTTGMPKGVMWRHEDVWRVLGGGIDFMTGEAMQDEWQQARAGAESGGLVRLPAAPFIHGAAQWASFGNLFACSPVVFVPQFDAHEVWRAIEREGVNVLAITGDAMARPLIEAYHEGGYDASSLVAISSSAALFSPSVQRQYVEALPNVVLTDSIGSSETGFSGIGVVTGDGEQSGGPRVQADSSTTVLRDDGTFAEPGEVGWLARSGHVPLGYYKDEEKTRKVFVEIDGTRYVVPGDYARIEDDGTVTMLGRGSVSINTGGEKVYPEEVEAALKSHEDVFDALVVGVPDERMGQRVAAVVQPRPGARPELADLDAHVRQWIAGYKVPRSLWLVDQIARSPSGKPDYPWAQQHTATHPPTEVREPATAPEPR, encoded by the coding sequence GTGGCGTACAACATCGCAGATCTCTTCGAGCACGCCGTCGATCTGACGCCGGATCGCATCGCCGTGGTCTGCGGCGAGCGACGGCTCACCTTCGCGCAGCTGGAGTCGCGGGCCAACCAGCTGGCGCACCACTACACCTCTCGCGGACTCGGCCGCGGCTCGCACATCGGGATCTACTCCCGCAACGGGATCGAGGCGCTGGAAGCCATGCTGGCGGCCTACAAGATCCGCGCCGTGCCGGTGAACGTCAACTTCCGCTACGTGCCCGCGGAACTGCGCTACATCTTCGACAACGCCGACCTGGCGGCGCTGGTGCACGAGCGCCGCTTCAGCGACAAGGTCGCCGAGGTCCGCCCGGAATTCCCGGACCTGCGCGAAGTCCTGGTCATCGAGGACGGCACGGACCTCGACCACGACGGGACCGAGTACGAGTCCGCGCTGTTCGGGCAGTCCGGTGCTCGGGACTTCCCGGAGCGCAGCGCGGACGACCTGTACCTGCTCTACACCGGTGGCACCACGGGCATGCCGAAGGGCGTGATGTGGCGGCACGAGGACGTCTGGCGCGTGCTGGGCGGCGGCATCGACTTCATGACCGGGGAAGCGATGCAGGACGAGTGGCAGCAGGCCCGCGCCGGTGCCGAGAGCGGTGGTCTGGTCCGGCTGCCCGCGGCCCCGTTCATCCACGGTGCCGCGCAGTGGGCCAGCTTCGGCAACCTCTTCGCCTGCAGCCCGGTGGTGTTCGTCCCGCAGTTCGACGCGCACGAGGTGTGGCGCGCCATCGAGCGGGAGGGGGTCAACGTGCTGGCGATCACCGGGGACGCGATGGCCCGGCCGCTCATCGAGGCCTACCACGAGGGCGGTTACGACGCGTCCTCGCTCGTGGCGATCTCCAGCAGTGCGGCCCTGTTCTCGCCGTCGGTGCAGCGCCAGTACGTCGAGGCGCTGCCGAACGTCGTCCTCACCGACTCCATCGGCTCGTCCGAGACCGGGTTCAGCGGCATCGGCGTGGTCACCGGCGACGGCGAGCAGTCCGGCGGACCGCGGGTCCAGGCCGACTCCTCGACCACGGTCCTGCGCGACGACGGCACCTTCGCCGAGCCCGGTGAGGTCGGCTGGCTGGCGCGCAGCGGGCACGTGCCGCTGGGCTACTACAAGGACGAGGAGAAGACGCGGAAGGTGTTCGTCGAGATCGACGGCACCCGCTACGTGGTGCCGGGCGACTACGCGCGGATCGAGGACGACGGCACCGTCACCATGCTGGGCCGCGGTTCGGTGTCCATCAACACCGGCGGGGAGAAGGTCTACCCGGAAGAGGTGGAGGCCGCGCTGAAGTCGCACGAGGACGTCTTCGACGCGCTGGTCGTCGGCGTGCCGGACGAGCGGATGGGGCAGCGGGTCGCCGCGGTGGTGCAGCCCCGGCCCGGTGCGCGCCCCGAGCTCGCCGACCTCGACGCGCACGTGCGGCAGTGGATCGCCGGGTACAAGGTGCCGCGCAGCCTGTGGCTGGTCGACCAGATCGCCCGCTCGCCCAGCGGCAAGCCCGACTACCCGTGGGCCCAGCAGCACACCGCGACGCACCCGCCGACCGAGGTGCGCGAGCCCGCGACCGCCCCGGAGCCGCGCTGA
- a CDS encoding crotonase/enoyl-CoA hydratase family protein gives MTSSTEVVEQPHCLVERRGPVLVVTMNRPEARNALSGPMLQIMKEAWDEVDRDDGIRACVLTGAGGAFCAGADLKAMTRSHPGDTARGMDMSVIEPLLKGRRLTKPLIAAVEGPAVAGGTEILQATDIRVAGESARFGVSEARWGLFPLGGSAVRLPRQVPYTVAADILLTGRHIRAAEAKEIGLIGHVVPDGQALDKALELAEQIAANGPLAVQAILRTMRETEGMPENEAFTVDARLGMEVFASEDAKEGPRAFAEKRTPQFRAR, from the coding sequence ATGACGTCGAGCACCGAGGTCGTCGAACAACCCCACTGCCTGGTCGAGCGCCGCGGGCCGGTGCTCGTGGTGACCATGAACCGGCCCGAGGCGCGCAACGCGCTGTCCGGGCCGATGCTGCAGATCATGAAGGAAGCCTGGGACGAAGTGGACCGCGACGACGGGATCCGCGCGTGCGTCCTCACCGGAGCGGGCGGTGCGTTCTGCGCCGGGGCGGACCTCAAGGCGATGACGCGGTCGCACCCCGGTGACACCGCTCGCGGCATGGACATGTCCGTCATCGAACCGCTGCTCAAGGGACGCCGGCTGACCAAGCCGCTGATCGCCGCGGTGGAGGGACCGGCCGTCGCAGGCGGCACCGAGATCCTGCAGGCCACTGACATCCGCGTCGCGGGCGAGAGCGCCCGGTTCGGCGTCTCGGAGGCGCGCTGGGGGCTGTTCCCGCTCGGCGGCTCGGCGGTCCGGCTGCCGCGGCAGGTCCCGTACACCGTCGCCGCCGACATCCTGTTGACCGGCAGGCACATCCGCGCCGCCGAGGCCAAGGAGATCGGCCTGATCGGTCACGTCGTCCCGGACGGGCAGGCACTCGACAAGGCCCTCGAACTGGCCGAGCAGATCGCGGCCAACGGCCCGCTGGCGGTGCAGGCGATCCTGCGCACGATGCGGGAGACCGAGGGCATGCCGGAGAACGAGGCGTTCACAGTGGACGCACGGCTGGGCATGGAGGTCTTCGCCAGCGAGGACGCCAAGGAAGGACCGCGGGCGTTCGCGGAGAAGCGCACCCCGCAGTTCCGCGCCCGCTGA
- a CDS encoding AMP-binding protein, protein MSDIGLWKIAEQEPDRVAVVAPDGSSVSYAELAAAADRYGRGLQSMGLDVGDSVVLMLPNGPDLLAAYFAALQCGLYVVTVNWHLVGAEVAYLIEDSGAKAFIAHERFGAAASDAAARSGLPASARFAVGEVPGFQQLSRLGAQEPAKRPDVRTMGSPMLYTSGTTGRPKGVRRPLTGADPDVVPAAATWFFGIFGLEPFDGHVHLCGSPLYHTAVLNFVTHSIQLGHTAVLMDRWDPEEMLRLIERHRVTHTHMVPTQFRRLLALPAEVRQRYDVSSLRAAIHGAAPCPPEVKRAMLEWWGPVVIEYYAATEGGGTAISAEEWLRKPGSVGKPWPGSTVKVLGDDGAELPPGEVGTVYMRMGSSTFEYHRDARKTEQSRVGDLFTLGDVGYLDEDGYLYLCDRKSDMIISGGVNIYPAEIENVLSVHPKVGDVAVFGVPNEEWGEEVKAVVQPAEGVAPGPELAEELLAHARDRLAKFKTPRSVDFVDELPRDPNGKLYKRKLRDPYWADRDRAI, encoded by the coding sequence GTGTCTGACATCGGGTTGTGGAAGATCGCCGAGCAGGAACCGGACCGGGTGGCCGTGGTCGCCCCCGACGGCAGCTCGGTGAGCTACGCCGAACTCGCCGCGGCGGCCGACCGCTACGGGCGCGGCCTGCAGAGCATGGGGCTCGACGTGGGCGACAGCGTGGTGCTCATGCTGCCCAACGGCCCGGACCTGCTGGCCGCCTACTTCGCCGCCCTGCAGTGCGGTCTGTACGTCGTGACGGTGAACTGGCACCTGGTCGGCGCCGAGGTCGCGTACCTGATCGAGGACAGCGGCGCCAAGGCGTTCATCGCGCACGAGCGCTTCGGCGCGGCGGCCTCCGACGCCGCCGCGCGTTCCGGGCTGCCCGCGTCGGCGCGCTTCGCGGTGGGGGAGGTGCCGGGCTTCCAGCAGCTCTCCCGGCTCGGCGCGCAGGAACCGGCGAAGCGGCCGGACGTGCGCACGATGGGCTCGCCGATGCTCTACACGTCGGGCACCACCGGCCGGCCCAAGGGGGTCCGGCGCCCGCTGACCGGGGCCGACCCCGACGTGGTGCCCGCCGCGGCCACGTGGTTCTTCGGCATCTTCGGGCTCGAGCCCTTCGACGGGCACGTCCACCTGTGCGGCTCACCGCTCTACCACACCGCCGTGCTCAACTTCGTCACGCACTCCATCCAGCTGGGGCACACCGCGGTGCTGATGGACCGGTGGGACCCGGAGGAGATGCTCAGGCTGATCGAGCGGCACCGGGTGACGCACACGCACATGGTGCCCACCCAGTTCCGCCGGCTGCTGGCGCTGCCCGCCGAGGTCCGGCAGCGCTACGACGTGTCGTCGCTGCGCGCGGCGATCCACGGTGCCGCACCGTGCCCGCCGGAGGTCAAGCGGGCGATGCTGGAGTGGTGGGGGCCCGTGGTGATCGAGTACTACGCCGCCACCGAGGGCGGGGGCACCGCGATCAGCGCGGAGGAGTGGTTGCGGAAGCCGGGCTCGGTGGGCAAGCCGTGGCCGGGCTCCACGGTCAAGGTCCTCGGCGACGACGGCGCGGAGCTGCCGCCGGGCGAGGTCGGCACGGTGTACATGCGGATGGGGAGCTCGACCTTCGAGTACCACCGCGACGCCCGCAAGACCGAGCAGTCCCGCGTCGGCGACCTGTTCACCCTCGGCGACGTCGGCTACCTGGACGAGGACGGCTACCTGTACCTGTGCGACCGCAAGAGCGACATGATCATCTCGGGCGGGGTGAACATCTACCCGGCGGAGATCGAGAACGTGCTCTCGGTGCACCCCAAGGTCGGGGACGTGGCGGTGTTCGGCGTCCCGAACGAGGAGTGGGGCGAGGAGGTCAAGGCGGTCGTGCAGCCCGCCGAGGGCGTCGCGCCGGGACCCGAGCTGGCCGAGGAGCTGCTGGCCCACGCCCGCGACCGGCTGGCGAAGTTCAAGACGCCGCGCAGCGTCGACTTCGTTGACGAGCTGCCCCGGGACCCCAACGGCAAGCTCTACAAGCGCAAGCTCCGCGACCCGTACTGGGCCGACCGGGACCGCGCGATCTGA
- a CDS encoding LLM class F420-dependent oxidoreductase produces MRIGLQLGYWGAQPPQNAEELVLEAERVGFDSVFAAESWGSDAFTPLAWWGSRTGRVRLGTSVAQIAARTPASCAMHALTLDHLSGGRCVLGLGVSGPQVVEGWYGAPFAKPLARTREYVSVVRQVLAREAPVRNDGPHYRLPYDGPGSLGLGKPLRPITHPLRADLPIWLGAEGPRNVAQTAEIADGWIAVYYSPRVAGMYEDWLAEGFARPGARRRREDFEVAASCQVVVTDDPAAERAKLKPSLALYIGGMGAPTMNFHAELFRRMDYDAVVDDVLRLFGAGRRQEAVEAVPDEMVDEIAIIGDTATVRAKVAEWEKSGVDTLLVGCRSVDHVRSVAAALELS; encoded by the coding sequence ATGAGGATCGGGCTGCAGCTCGGCTACTGGGGGGCCCAGCCGCCGCAGAACGCGGAGGAACTCGTTCTCGAAGCCGAACGGGTCGGGTTTGACTCGGTCTTCGCGGCGGAGTCCTGGGGCTCGGACGCCTTCACCCCGCTGGCCTGGTGGGGGTCGCGGACCGGCCGCGTGCGGCTGGGCACCTCGGTGGCGCAGATCGCCGCGCGGACCCCGGCGTCGTGCGCGATGCACGCGTTGACCCTGGACCACCTCTCCGGCGGTCGCTGCGTGCTCGGTCTCGGCGTGTCCGGCCCGCAGGTGGTGGAGGGCTGGTACGGCGCGCCGTTCGCCAAGCCCCTCGCGCGGACGCGGGAGTACGTCTCCGTGGTCCGCCAGGTGCTGGCCCGCGAGGCGCCGGTGCGCAACGACGGACCGCACTACCGGCTGCCCTACGACGGACCGGGGTCGCTCGGGCTGGGCAAGCCGCTGCGGCCGATCACCCACCCGCTGCGGGCGGACCTGCCGATCTGGCTGGGCGCGGAGGGGCCGCGCAACGTGGCGCAGACGGCCGAGATCGCCGACGGCTGGATCGCGGTGTACTACTCGCCGCGCGTGGCCGGGATGTACGAGGACTGGCTGGCGGAGGGCTTCGCCCGGCCGGGCGCGCGCCGTCGCCGGGAGGACTTCGAGGTGGCCGCCAGCTGCCAGGTGGTGGTGACCGACGACCCGGCCGCCGAGCGGGCGAAGCTCAAGCCGTCGCTCGCGCTCTACATCGGCGGCATGGGAGCGCCGACCATGAACTTCCACGCGGAGCTGTTCCGCCGGATGGACTACGACGCGGTCGTGGACGACGTGCTGCGGCTGTTCGGGGCGGGGCGCCGGCAGGAGGCGGTGGAGGCGGTGCCGGACGAGATGGTCGACGAGATCGCGATCATCGGTGACACCGCGACCGTGCGGGCGAAGGTGGCGGAGTGGGAGAAGTCCGGTGTGGACACCCTGCTCGTCGGGTGCCGCTCGGTGGACCACGTCCGCAGCGTCGCGGCGGCGCTGGAGCTGAGCTGA
- a CDS encoding Zn-ribbon domain-containing OB-fold protein gives MLPQNREHVSLQFVTGLSEPLSAPLEVGFDYTRSLGPVHSRFATELSRRRIVGVRGSDGRVHVPPIEYDPDTAAPLDEFVPVGSQGTVVSWSWMPEPLEGQPLQHPFAWALVLLDGADTPVLHAVDVGSPEDIRTGMRVQVRWAEQRGGGIRDIACFEPATGTPAAPDEAEPEPVTMITAPVHLHYQHSASPEESRYLRGLAEGRLLGQRCPQCGKVYIPPRGACPTDGVPTEEEVELPDTGTVTTFCIVNVPFLGQRITPPYVSAYVLLDGADIAFLHLVLGCDAADVRMGMRVRAQWKPREEWGYTLQNIDHFRPTGEPDAPFESYAQHL, from the coding sequence ATGTTGCCCCAAAATCGAGAACATGTTTCACTTCAATTCGTGACTGGGCTCTCCGAACCACTCAGCGCACCGCTCGAAGTCGGCTTCGACTACACCCGCTCCCTGGGACCGGTGCACAGCCGGTTCGCCACCGAACTGAGCCGCCGCCGCATCGTCGGCGTGCGCGGCAGCGACGGCCGCGTCCACGTGCCGCCGATCGAGTACGACCCGGACACCGCCGCACCGCTCGACGAGTTCGTCCCGGTCGGCTCGCAGGGGACCGTGGTGAGCTGGTCGTGGATGCCGGAACCACTGGAAGGCCAACCGCTGCAGCACCCGTTCGCCTGGGCGCTCGTGCTCCTCGACGGCGCGGACACGCCGGTGCTGCACGCCGTGGACGTCGGCTCGCCCGAGGACATCCGCACCGGGATGCGGGTGCAGGTCCGGTGGGCGGAGCAGCGCGGCGGCGGGATCCGCGACATCGCCTGCTTCGAACCGGCGACCGGGACCCCCGCGGCACCGGACGAGGCCGAACCCGAACCGGTCACCATGATCACCGCTCCGGTGCACCTGCACTACCAGCACTCGGCTTCCCCCGAGGAGAGCCGCTACCTGCGCGGTCTCGCCGAGGGGCGGCTGCTCGGGCAGCGCTGCCCGCAGTGCGGGAAGGTCTACATCCCACCGCGCGGGGCCTGCCCCACCGACGGCGTGCCGACCGAGGAGGAGGTGGAGCTGCCGGACACCGGGACCGTCACCACCTTCTGCATCGTCAACGTGCCGTTCCTGGGGCAGCGCATCACACCGCCGTACGTCTCGGCCTACGTCCTGCTCGACGGCGCCGACATCGCCTTCCTGCACCTGGTCCTGGGCTGCGACGCGGCGGACGTGCGGATGGGCATGCGGGTGCGCGCGCAGTGGAAGCCCCGCGAGGAGTGGGGCTACACGCTGCAGAACATCGACCACTTCCGGCCCACCGGCGAGCCCGATGCGCCGTTCGAGTCCTACGCCCAACACCTCTAG
- a CDS encoding thiolase domain-containing protein: MADVAVVGFAQAPNVRATHGTTNGVEMLVPIFQEVLAGTGLSTSDIGFWCSGSSDYLAGRAFSFIAAVDAIGAFPPINESHVEMDAAWALYEAWVKIRTGEVDTALVYGFGKSSAGDLRRTLALQLDPYTTAPLWPDSVSIAGLQARLGLDSGAWTEEDMAAVAARSLASAGPGAQRSGKVEVADLLAEPYVADPLRKHDCAPITDGAAVVVLAGADRARELHERPAWITGLEHRLESGSLGARDLLRSPSTTAAARAAGTDGVELAELHAPFTHQEIVLRRAIGLGDDVEINPSGGPLCGNPMFAAGLARIGEAASRVMSGAAERVLAHATSGPALQQNLVCVMEGRS, from the coding sequence GTGGCAGACGTAGCGGTCGTCGGGTTCGCGCAAGCACCGAACGTGCGCGCCACCCACGGCACCACCAACGGGGTCGAGATGCTGGTCCCGATCTTCCAGGAGGTGCTCGCCGGCACCGGGCTGAGCACCTCCGACATCGGGTTCTGGTGCTCCGGCTCGTCGGACTACCTGGCGGGCCGCGCGTTCTCGTTCATCGCGGCGGTGGACGCCATCGGCGCCTTCCCGCCGATCAACGAGTCCCACGTGGAGATGGACGCCGCGTGGGCGCTGTACGAGGCGTGGGTGAAGATCCGCACCGGCGAGGTCGACACCGCGCTGGTCTACGGTTTCGGCAAGTCCTCGGCCGGCGACCTGCGCCGGACCCTGGCGCTGCAGCTCGACCCCTACACCACCGCTCCGCTGTGGCCGGACTCGGTGAGCATCGCCGGGCTGCAGGCCCGGCTCGGGCTGGACTCCGGCGCGTGGACCGAGGAGGACATGGCCGCGGTCGCCGCCCGCAGCCTCGCCTCCGCCGGGCCCGGCGCGCAGCGCTCCGGGAAGGTCGAGGTGGCCGACCTGCTCGCCGAGCCCTACGTCGCCGACCCGCTGCGCAAGCACGACTGCGCTCCCATCACCGACGGAGCCGCCGTGGTCGTGCTGGCCGGCGCCGACCGGGCGCGGGAGCTGCACGAGCGCCCGGCGTGGATCACCGGCCTGGAGCACCGGCTCGAGTCCGGCAGCCTCGGCGCCCGCGACCTGCTCCGCTCCCCGTCGACCACCGCCGCGGCCCGCGCCGCCGGCACCGACGGGGTCGAGCTCGCCGAGCTGCACGCGCCGTTCACCCACCAGGAGATCGTGCTGCGGCGCGCGATCGGGCTCGGCGACGACGTGGAGATCAACCCCTCGGGCGGCCCGTTGTGCGGCAACCCGATGTTCGCCGCGGGGCTGGCGCGCATCGGCGAGGCCGCGTCCCGCGTGATGTCCGGTGCGGCGGAGCGGGTCCTGGCGCACGCCACCAGCGGCCCGGCGCTGCAGCAGAACCTGGTCTGCGTGATGGAGGGAAGGTCCTGA